One region of Acropora muricata isolate sample 2 chromosome 13, ASM3666990v1, whole genome shotgun sequence genomic DNA includes:
- the LOC136895179 gene encoding uncharacterized protein, translating to MNAETSEELLSKVEPCLLKRTTLMRKPVPPSQILAVTLRFLATGETYASLDLLKDEYMPCPQAEWEWEEISQQFEERWQLPNYFGSEDGKHIRIKCPRNSYSRYFNYKGYFSIVLMAFVGPRYEFLFVDAGCQGSGSD from the exons ATGAACGCTGAAACATCTGAG gaACTCCTAAGCAAAGTTGAGCCGTGTTTGTTGAAGAGGACAACTTTAATGCGAAAACCTGTGCCTCCTAGTCAAATTTTAGCAGTGACCCTACGATTTCTTGCAACTGGAGAGACCTATGCAAGCCTCGA CCTTCTTAAAGATGAGTATATGCCATGTCCCCAAGCAGAATGGGAGTGGGAAGAGATATCTCAGCAATTTGAAGAAAGGTGGCAGCTTCCAAATTATTTTGGTTCAGAAGATGGCAAACACATCCGTATCAAGTGCCCACGGAATAGTTACTCACGATACTTCAATTACAAAGGCTACTTTAGCATTGTACTTATGGCATTTGTGGGTCCAAGAtatgaatttctttttgttgaTGCAGGATGCCAGGGAAGTGGAAGTGACTGA